A window of the Henckelia pumila isolate YLH828 chromosome 3, ASM3356847v2, whole genome shotgun sequence genome harbors these coding sequences:
- the LOC140891390 gene encoding subtilisin-like protease SBT5.6, with translation MENFHILLSILLLLPILGSCSDQKQVYIVYLGEHDGQKTIEEIDETHHSYLFSVKETEEDARSSLVYSYKHSINGFAARLTSEEASKLSQMEEVVSVFRSHPGKYSLHTTRSWEFAGLQETTTKVSSVKDGGLWLKSSYGKDVIVGMLDSGVWPESKSFSDEGMGPIPPSWKGTCQSGDAFTSSNCNKKIIGARYYIKGYEAYYGSLNRTLDYRSPRDMDGHGTHTSSTVAGRKIDNVSALGGFAKGTISGGAPLARLAIYKVCWAIPGQGKEDGNTCFEEDMLAAIDDSIADGVDMLSISIGTKQPTPYAQDGIAIGALHAAKKNILVACSAGNSGPAPETLSNPAPWIITVGASSVDRKFLSSVVLGNGVKVDGETVTPYKLEKKQYPLVYAGQVAMPEVPKNLSGQCLAGSLSPEKAKGKIVICLRGNGTRVGKGMEVKRAGGIAFILGNSKANGDELAADAHLLPATGVNYENALKILNYISTTKSPSAYIVPATTILNSKPAPFMAAFSSRGPSTLSPDILKPDITAPGLNILAAWSEASSPTKLELDHRVVKYNILSGTSMSCPHIAGAAALLKAVHPDWSSAAIRSAIITSAGLNNNEDELITDASGIPADPFQFGSGHFRPTKAADPGLVYDASYNDYILFLCSSGIKKLDNPLNCPENAPSPANLNYPSLAVSKLNGTVTVKRTVTNVGGSKSVYFVSAKPPPGISVQFTPSILFFTRAGEKKSFTITVKTESETMDVIEKNKYEFGWYTWSDGIHIVRSPIAVSVA, from the exons atggagaATTTTCATATACTCCTCtccattcttcttcttcttccaatCCTGGGATCATGTAGTGATCAGAAACAG GTGTATATAGTGTATTTGGGGGAGCATGATGGACAGAAAACGATCGAAGAAATCGACGAAACCCATCACTCGTATCTGTTTTCAGTAAAAGAAACCGAGGAAGATGCAAGATCATCACTTGTTTACAGTTACAAGCACAGCATCAATGGCTTCGCAGCACGGCTCACGTCGGAAGAAGCTTCAAAACTCTCCC AGATGGAGGAAGTGGTGTCGGTGTTTCGGAGCCATCCAGGGAAGTATTCATTACACACCACAAGGTCTTGGGAATTCGCAGGTTTACAGGAGACGACGACAAAAGTGAGCAGTGTCAAGGATGGGGGTTTATGGCTCAAATCAAGCTATGGAAAAGATGTTATTGTAGGCATGTTGGACAGTG GTGTGTGGCCTGAATCGAAAAGCTTCAGCGACGAAGGGATGGGACCGATTCCGCCATCATGGAAAGGAACCTGTCAATCTGGAGATGCCTTCACCTCATCAAATTGCAACAA GAAAATTATCGGTGCAAGATATTACATCAAAGGCTACGAAGCCTACTATGGGTCACTTAACAGAACACTGGACTACCGATCACCCCGCGACATGGACGGCCACGGCACCCACACGTCTTCCACCGTCGCCGGCCGGAAAATCGATAACGTATCTGCGCTCGGCGGCTTCGCCAAGGGCACCATCTCAGGCGGCGCTCCGCTGGCTCGCCTAGCTATATACAAAGTATGCTGGGCCATTCCCGGCCAGGGCAAAGAAGATGGCAACACCTGCTTCGAAGAAGACATGTTAGCGGCCATCGACGACTCCATTGCCGACGGAGTCGACATGCTGAGTATATCGATCGGGACCAAACAACCCACTCCCTACGCCCAAGATGGAATCGCCATCGGGGCTTTACATGCAGCCAAGAAAAATATTCTGGTGGCGTGCAGCGCCGGGAATTCCGGGCCTGCCCCGGAGACGCTGTCGAATCCTGCTCCTTGGATCATCACCGTCGGCGCCAGCAGCGTGGACCGGAAATTCTTGTCGTCTGTTGTACTCGGAAATGGCGTGAAAGTTGAT GGAGAAACAGTAACTCCGTATAAGCTGGAGAAGAAACAGTATCCGTTGGTTTATGCGGGTCAAGTAGCCATGCCTGAAGTGCCCAAGAACTTATCCGG GCAATGCTTAGCTGGTTCGCTGTCCCCTGAAAAGGCAAAAGGGAAGATTGTAATATGTCTGAGGGGTAATGGAACCAGAGTGGGAAAAGGTATGGAGGTCAAAAGGGCCGGAGGAATAGCTTTCATTTTAGGCAATAGCAAAGCCAATGGAGACGAGTTAGCAGCCGATGCCCATCTTCTTCCCGCAACCGGTGTCAATTACGAGAATGCACTCAAGATTCTCAACTACATTTCCACCACGAAATCGCCGTCTGCTTATATAGTACCAGCCACCACGATTTTGAACTCCAAACCAGCACCATTTATGGCAGCTTTCTCAAGTAGAGGACCCAGCACTCTTTCACCAGATATTCTGAAG CCAGATATCACGGCTCCAGGGCTAAATATATTGGCAGCATGGAGTGAAGCATCGTCACCGACGAAGCTGGAGCTAGATCATCGGGTCGTCAAGTACAATATTCTTTCGGGAACTTCCATGTCTTGCCCGCATATAGCCGGCGCCGCTGCTCTGCTCAAAGCCGTGCATCCCGATTGGAGCAGCGCAGCCATAAGATCTGCTATCATAACATCTG CGGGACTGAATAACAACGAAGACGAGCTGATCACAGACGCATCGGGGATTCCGGCGGACCCTTTTCAATTCGGTTCCGGCCATTTCAGACCCACAAAAGCAGCAGATCCAGGACTTGTATACGATGCTTCCTACAATGATTATATTCTCTTCTTATGCAGCAGTGGAATCAAGAAACTCGACAATCCACTCAATTGCCCGGAAAACGCACCGTCTCCGGCGAATCTCAATTATCCATCTCTGGCCGTTTCGAAGCTAAACGGCACCGTGACGGTGAAGAGAACCGTCACAAACGTGGGCGGCAGCAAGAGCGTGTATTTCGTCAGTGCGAAACCTCCGCCAGGAATCTCCGTACAGTTCACACCTTCCATTCTGTTCTTTACCCGCGCTGGGGAGAAGAAGAGCTTCACCATTACGGTGAAAACAGAGAGTGAAACGATGGATGTTATTGAGAAAAACAAGTACGAATTTGGATGGTATACATGGTCTGATGGAATCCATATAGTCAGAAGTCCCATAGCTGTTTCAGTAGCTTAG
- the LOC140891338 gene encoding exonuclease 1 produces MGIQGLLPLLKSIMMPIHVKELEGCFVAVDTYSWLHKGALSCSTDLCKGQPTSKHIDYCMHRVNMLRHYGVKPVLVFDGGHLPMKSEQEIKRARSRKENLGRAMEHESNGNLSAAYECYQKAVDISPSVAHDLIQVLKQNDVSYVVAPYEADAQMTFLALSKQVEAVITEDSDLIAFGCPRIIYKMDKFGHGVEFKNTLLGQNKELDLRGFTQTMLLEMCILSGCDYLQSLPGMGLKKAHTLMKKFKCHEKVVKHLKYNCVELTTLYEESFKKAVMTFKHQRVYDPVTEDIVHLSEPAYCIGDGLDFLGPSLPQHVVKGIALGDLDPFTKEPIQQECDATERVLHDTYPLKNFKPDGERKKLDLPVQKNLLTNYFCVASMEAKREFRAPRITSNRPIGSYETSGRHLEEHDEGKCGMGTENSKFLESLDHGLWNRRGVVNHTNITPITELQNSVCKPCISLQKDLDSVQEDKQARSGNKNVIVRSSYFSKKFMKESNKENDINLHQNGDKKFEDIISNYAYKPLSSVIDRTCRKEEERVTVRSSYFQQQSTNENVYYERETAVANSDKDIDVDGEYGQATLGDKKVIKRSPYFLKKPIKETNGGKIDVDKNDADKVEDFNKKCIEEEKRVIVSSYFQRRNIKEDVNCKGEKAVAEYALGTCGFGSDAGDFKTTEDVTGSRGKISYPEYKENLGSQNLIIRDDAALETFNNILETPSDYNSSEFEAKKRKVVQTDIQTDKYNATNKTSTTAPLCSGTCTSDLDEETKEEEGKFSSDITHLSRYSDISEKSMERFISVISSFRYNPSGSRASGLRAPLKDIKNNHMKR; encoded by the exons ATGGGGATACAAGGGCTGTTGCCCCTGTTAAAATCGATAATGATGCCGATTCATGTGAAAGAACTGGAGGGATGTTTTGTTGCCGTCGATACGTATTCTTGGCTCCACAAGGGTGCCCTTTCTTGCAGCACTGACCTCTGCAAAGGTCAACCCACCTCCAA ACACATTGACTACTGCATGCATAGAGTGAATATGTTACGTCATTACGGAGTGAAGCCAGTACTCGTATTTGATGGCGGGCATTTACCAATGAAGAGTGAGCAAGAGATCAAACGTGCAAG GTCCAGGAAGGAAAACCTAGGTCGTGCTATGGAACATGAGTCAAATGGAAATCTGAGCGCTGCTTATGAATGCTACCAGAAGGCTGTTGATATATCGCCTTCAGTTGCCCACGATCTCATCCAG GTTCTAAAGCAGAACGATGTGTCTTATGTAGTGGCTCCCTATGAGGCAGATGCCCAAATGACGTTTCTAGCTCTCAGCAAGCAGGTTGAAGCAGTTATAACTGAAGACTCAGACTTAATTGCGTTTGGTTGTCCCAGA ATAATATACAAAATGGATAAATTTGGGCATGGTGTTGAGTTCAAGAATACCTTGCTGGGCCAAAATAAAGAACTAGATTTAAGGGGGTTCACCCAAACGATGCTTCTTGAGATGTGCATTTTAAGTGGTTGTGACTATTTGCAGTCTCTGCCTGGAATGGGTCTTAAAAAAGCTCACACATTGATGAAGAAGTTTAAGTGTCATGAAAAG GTAGTCAAGCACTTGAAGTACAATTGTGTTGAGTTAACTACTCTTTATGAAGAATCTTTCAAGAAAGCAGTTATGACCTTCAAGCATCAACGAGTTTATGATCCTGTTACTGAGGACATCGTAcatttatctgagccagcttatTGTATTGGTGATGGTTTAGATTTCTTGGGTCC ATCACTACCTCAGCATGTAGTTAAAGGTATAGCGCTTGGTGACCTTGATCCTTTTACTAAGGAGCCAATCCAG caAGAATGTGATGCTACTGAAAGAGTACTGCATGATACTTACCCACTCAAGAATTTCAAGCCTGATGGTGAAAGGAAAAAGCTTGATTTGCCCGTGCAGAAAAATCTCCTTACAAACTACTTCT GTGTTGCTTCTATGGAGGCAAAGCGGGAATTCAGGGCCCCTCGAATCACATCTAATCGTCCAATTGGAAGCTATGAAACTTCTGGCCGTCACCTAGAGGAGCATGATGAG GGAAAATGTGGTATGGGTACTGAAAATTCAAAGTTTCTGGAGTCACTGGACCATG GTCTGTGGAACAGAAGAGGAGTTGTGAATCACACTAACATCACGCCAATAACCGAGCTACAGAATTCAGTGTGTAAGCCTTGTATCTCATTGCAGAAGGACCTTGACTCGGTTCAAGAAGACAAGCAGGCAAGATCAGGGAACAAGAATGTGATTGTGAGGAGTTCATATTTTTCGAAAAAGTTCATGAAGGAAAGCAACAAGGAAAACGATATTAACCTTCATCAGAATGGTGATAAAAAATTTGAGGATATTATTTCCAACTATGCATATAAACCCCTCTCGTCAGTGATAGACCGAACATGCAGAAAAGAGGAAGAAAGAGTTACTGTAAGAAGTTCTTATTTCCAGCAACAGAGCACAAACGAAAATGTTTATTATGAGAGAGAAACAGCTGTTGCTAATAGTGACAAGGATATTGACGTGGATGGAGAATACGGGCAGGCAACATTGGGGGATAAAAAAGTGATAAAGAGGAGTCCCTATTTTCTGAAAAAGCCTATAAAGGAAACCAATGGTGGCAAAATCGACGTTGACAAGAATGATGCTGACAAAGTTGAGGATTTTAACAAAAAATGCATAGAAGAGGAGAAAAGGGTTATCGTAAGTTCCTACTTCCAGCGCAGAAACATCAAGGAAGATGTTAATTGTAAGGGGGAAAAGGCTGTAGCAGAGTATGCTCTGGGGACATGTGGATTTGGCTCAGATGCAGGTGATTTCAAAACAACTGAGGATGTCACAGGAAGCCGAGGGAAGATCTCTTACCCCGAGTACAAAGAGAACCTCGGGTCTCAAAACTTGATAATCAGAGATGATGCCGCTCTTGAGACATTTAACAACATTCTTGAAACCCCTTCAGATTATAATTCCTCTGAATTTGAAGCCAAGAAAAGAAAGGTTGTTCAAACCGACATTCAAACA GACAAGTACAACGCGACCAACAAGACTTCGACAACCG CACCATTATGTTCAGGTACCTGCACGTCTGATTTGGATGAAGAAACAAAAGAGGAAGAAGGGAAGTTCAGCAGCGACATCACTCATTTGAGCCGCTATTCTGATATATCTGAGAAATCTATGGAAAGATTCATCTCAGTGATATCATCATTTAGATACAATCCATCCGGCTCTCGCGCCAGTGGTCTTCGTGCCCCTCTGAAAGATATAAAGAACAATCACATGAAAAGATAA
- the LOC140886849 gene encoding alpha,alpha-trehalose-phosphate synthase [UDP-forming] 1-like, whose protein sequence is MCVSWPHPIKKYPLFFFSLANFVSLWRLGSITMSASEKGEMESSQRNSSSLNNLDELLIRHMLKDNYNSNPSTPTSRLERLLRERELRRFTRSFQSTDESRDNKGDMDIFGTTNNLYLSENDKASLESDFFEGMASPKLLNNGSETPDSRVPKQRLLVVANRLPVSAVRKSEDTWTLEISVGGLVSALLGINEFEARWIGWAGVNVPDEVGQRSLTKALAEKRCIPVFLDEEIVHQYYNGYCNNILWPLFHYLGLPQEDRLATTRSFQSQFAAYKKANQMFADVVNEHYNEGDVVWCHDYHLMFLPKCLKDYNTKMKVGWFLHTPFPSSEIHRTLPSRSELLRSVLAADLVGFHTYDYARHFVSACTRILGLEGTPDGVEDQGTLTRVAAFPIGIDSDRFIRALELPQVKDHIKELEERFAGRKVMLGVDRLDMIKGIPQKILAFEKFLEENPIWRDKVVLVQIAVPTRTDVPEYQKLSSQVHEIVGRINGRFGTLTAVPIHHLDRSLDFHALCALYAVTDVALVTSLRDGMNLVSYEYVACQASKKGVLILSEFAGAAQSLGAGAILVNPWNVTEVAVSIAYALSMPADEREKRHRHNFTHITTHTSQEWAETFVSELNDTVVEAQLRTRQIPPLLPKEEVIERYLRSNNRLLILGFNATLTEPVDTEGRRIDQFKEMELKLHPDLKEPLRILSNDPNTTIIVLSGSNRNILDKNFGEYNLWLAAEHGMFLRPTAGDWMTTMPENLNMDWVDSVKHVFEYFTERTPRSHFELRETSLVWNYKYADVEFGKLQSKDLLQHLWTGPISNASVDVVQGGRSVEVRAVGVTKGAAIDRILGEIVHHNDMRTPIDYVLCIGHFLVKDEDIYKFFEPELPIGPASTARAKLPHSLSSTLNSTTKYGFSSFCRKSPLPYPMPDKKDSSSNGNGNGNGWSKTQDKMTMHEGSSVLDLKGENYFSCAVGRKRSNARYLLGSSAEVVSLLKDLVDYQQ, encoded by the exons ATGTGTGTTTCTTGGCCACATCCTATCAAAAAatatcctcttttttttttttcgcttGCCAACTTCGTCTCTTTGTGGAGGCTAGGCTCGATAACCATGTCCGCTTCAGAAAAAGGAGAGATGGAGTCTTCGCAAAGAAACAGTAGTTCGCTCAACAATCTG GATGAATTACTAATCAGACATATGCTTAAAGATAATTATAACTCTAATCCCTCCACACCCACGAGTAGATTGGAACGTCTACTAAGAGAAAGAGAGCTAAGAAGGTTCACTAGATCTTTTCAGTCTACCGATGAATCAAGAGACAATAAAGGAGATATGGATATTTTTGGAACCACAAATAACCTGTATCTGTCTGAAAATGATAAGGCATCTCTAGAGTCGGATTTCTTCGAAGGGATGGCTTCACCAAAACTCTTGAATAATGGCAGCGAGACACCAGATTCTCgagtcccaaaacaaaggctaTTGGTGGTGGCGAACCGGTTGCCTGTTTCTGCAGTTAGAAAGAGTGAAGACACGTGGACGCTTGAAATCAGTGTAGGAGGCCTAGTCAGCGCTCTTCTTG GTATTAACGAGTTTGAAGCGAGGTGGATAGGGTGGGCTGGTGTAAATGTTCCCGATGAAGTCGGACAGAGATCACTAACTAAAGCTCTTGCCGAAAAG AGGTGCATCCCTGTGTTTCTTGATGAAGAAATTGTCCATCAATACTATAATGGATACTGCAACAACATATTATGGCCTCTTTTTCACTATCTCGGGCTTCCACAAGAAGATCGTCTTGCCACCACTCGTAGTTTCCAGTCCCAATTTGCCGCCTATAAAAAGGCAAACCAGATGTTTGCTGACGTTGTAAATGAGCATTATAATGAGGGAGATGTTGTGTGGTGCCATGATTATCACCTGATGTTTCTTCCTAAGTGCCTTAAAGATTACAACACCAAAATGAAAGTCGGTTGGTTTCTGCACACACCATTTCCCTCCTCTGAAATTCACCGGACACTTCCATCAAGGTCAGAATTGTTAAGATCTGTTCTTGCTGCTGATTTGGTCGG ATTCCACACGTACGACTATGCAAGGCATTTTGTAAGTGCATGTACTCGTATTCTTGGACTAGAAGGCACACCTGATGGTGTGGAAGATCAAGGAACGCTAACTCGTGTGGCTGCG TTTCCCATTGGTATAGATTCTGACCGGTTCATCAGAGCTCTTGAGCTTCCGCAAGTGAAGGATCACATCAAAGAATTGGAAGAGAGATTTGCAGGACGAAAG GTGATGCTTGGAGTTGATCGATTGGATATGATTAAAGGAATACCTCAGAAAATTTTGGCATTCGAAAAATTCCTTGAAGAAAATCCAATTTGGCGTGACAAGGTAGTACTTGTACAAATTGCAGTACCTACACGGACGGATGTTCCCGAGT ATCAAAAGCTTTCATCTCAAGTTCATGAAATCGTGGGCCGGATAAATGGAAGATTTGGAACCCTTACCGCAGTTCCCATACATCATTTA GACCGTTCTCTTGATTTTCATGCACTGTGTGCACTTTATGCTGTCACCG ATGTTGCTTTGGTAACATCTTTGAGGGATGGGATGAATCTTGTCAGCTATGAGTACGTGGCGTGCCAGGCCTCAAAGAAGGGGGTTCTCATTCTAAGTGAG TTTGCTGGTGCTGCCCAGTCTCTTGGTGCTGGAGCAATATTGGTGAATCCATGGAATGTCACGGAAGTGGCTGTCTCGATTGCTTATGCTTTGTCTATGCCAGCGGATGAAAGAGAAAAAAGACATCGCCACAATTTTACACACATCACTACTCACACATCGCAAGAATGGGCAGAAACTTTTGTGAG TGAACTCAACGATACAGTTGTTGAAGCTCAGTTGAGGACTCGCCAAATTCCGCCTTTACTTCCTAAAGAGGAGGTTATTGAGCGTTATTTGCGGTCAAATAATCGGTTACTTATTCTG GGATTTAATGCAACACTAACTGAACCGGTGGATACGGAAGGACGAAGGATTGATCAATTCAAAGAAATGGAGCTCAAGTTACATCCAGATTTGAAAGAGCCCTTGAGAATACTTTCCAACGACCCTAATACCACAATTATCGTCCTCAGCGGAAGCAATAGAAACATTCTTGACAAG AATTTTGGGGAGTATAATTTGTGGTTAGCTGCAGAACATGGGATGTTTTTGCGTCCTACAGCAGGAGACTGGATGACTACGATGCCTGAAAATCTAAACATGGACTGGGTCGATAGTGTCAAG CACGTGTTCGAATATTTTACAGAGAGAACTCCACGTTCTCATTTTGAACTTCGTGAGACATCACTTGTGTGGAATTACAAGTATGCAG ATGTAGAATTTGGGAAGCTTCAATCAAAAGATCTGTTGCAGCATCTGTGGACTGGCCCGATTTCAAATGCTTCTGTAGATGTAGTCCAGGGTGGGCGATCTGTCGAGGTCCGTGCTGTTGGTGTGACAAAG GGTGCAGCAATAGATAGAATCTTGGGCGAAATCGTGCATCACAATGACATGAGAACTCCAATTGATTATGTTCTGTGTATCGGACACTTTCTAGTGAAG GATGAAGATATTTACAAATTTTTCGAGCCGGAGCTTCCTATCGGTCCAGCATCAACTGCCAGAGCCAAATTACCCCACTCCCTCAGCAGCACTTTAAATTCAACAACAAAATATGGGTTTTCGTCATTCTGCCGCAAGTCTCCTCTACCTTATCCGATGCCGGACAAGAAAGATAGCAGCAGTAATGGGAACGGGAATGGGAACGGCTGGTCTAAGACACAGGACAAGATGACAATGCATGAAGGCTCATCGGTTCTTGATCTCAAGGGCGAAAATTACTTCTCATGTGCGGTGGGAAGAAAACGTTCCAATGCGAGATATCTTCTGGGATCATCGGCTGAAGTTGTATCTTTGCTGAAAGATCTTGTAGATTATCAGCAGTGA
- the LOC140890334 gene encoding protein S40-1-like produces MAEEFQESDVIFRENGDINNELHDSHPAAFCNSLGSANNTGSRIHKRSVPVKIPGNYSWLGYVEPELDGDDGEMVPPHVIIARRFAGKMMAFSVCTGNGGTLKPRRNLSEVRNSILRMTGFIET; encoded by the coding sequence ATGGCGGAAGAATTTCAAGAATCTGATGTTATATTCCGCGAAAACGGAGACATTAACAATGAGTTGCATGACTCCCATCCAGCTGCCTTTTGCAATTCTCTGGGATCAGCAAACAATACGGGGTCCAGGATTCATAAGAGGTCTGTTCCTGTTAAAATACCTGGAAACTACTCGTGGCTCGGTTACGTGGAGCCGGAGTTGGATGGCGATGATGGAGAAATGGTGCCGCCGCACGTGATCATAGCTCGGCGCTTTGCCGGAAAGATGATGGCATTTTCCGTTTGCACCGGAAATGGGGGAACTCTGAAACCACGTAGGAATTTGAGTGAAGTCCGGAACTCGATTCTGCGGATGACTGGGTTTATTGAAACTTAG